The DNA region GCAGCCCGGCAGGTCCACGAGACGACACTGGAACCGGGCGACCGCGTCCTGCTCTACACCGACGGCGTCGTGGAGGCACGCGACACGGACGGTGCGGAGTTCGGTCTCGCCCAGTTCACCGACTTCATCATCCGCTCCTCCGCCGCCGGCCAGCGCCCGGCCGAGGTGCTGCGGCTGCTCATCCACGCCCTCCTCGACCACCAGCGCGACCGGCTGCGGGACGACGCGACCATCCTGATCTTCGAATGGCGCCCGCAGCACCCGTGATGCGCTGTCGCCCCCGCACGGCCGACCGCGAGAGGGCCCGCGCCACGCGGATCGCGCGGGCGCGGGCCCTCTCGGGTCATCCCAGTTGGTCCCTGTCCGGCCCCCGGGGTGAGGGGGAGGGTGGTCAAGGTCGCGGGTGTGTCGCCGGGCCGAGGGGTCGGCTCAGTACCAGTGGTGGGTCTGCCAGAAGGCCCAGGCGGCGTTCGGGCTGCCGTAGCGGGTGTTCATGTAGTCCAGCGCCCACTTGATCTGGGTGGCCGGGTTGGTCTTCCAGTCCGCGCCGGCCGAGGCCATCTTGGAGGCCGGCAGGGCCTGGCCGAGGCCGTAGGAGCCCGAGCTCGGGTTGGTCGCGGTGACGCTCCAGCCGGACTCGTGGGAGATGATCTGGCTGAACGAGGCCAGCTGGTCGGCCGGCACCACCTGGGCGGCGATGGCCTGCGGGGAGGCGTCCGCGGCCGAGGCGACGGCGGGCACCACGGCGGCACCCAGGGCGGTCAGGGCGGCGGCGCCGGCGAAAACGGCGGCAGAGGTACGCATGCGGAGCTTGAAACTGGGCATGTAGAACAAGACCTCAATCGGGTTGGGCCGAGTCGCGCCCCGTGCTAGACCGTGGCCGGACAGGGGCCATGACGGTCGCGGGGCGTGACTTGGCGGTTAGCCGTTCACCGGCGGGACAGGAGCCGGTGTGGCTGGGTGCAGCAATTGTTGCCAGGTCGGATCCGTTGTCGACAAGACCCCTTTATTACGATCCGCCGTCGTATCCAAGGGGTTGGTCCGGCGTTGATCCGCAGGACTGATCGCACCGTCGGCAACCGTGCTGAGCTGGGAAAATGGCACGGTCGGGGGTGGCGGGTGGCGCCGGGAGTAGCCACTATCGCTCGTAGTGGACCCCTAGAGGTGTGGCCGGGATCACTGTTTATGTGGCGTTTTGACCGGTTTCTCCGTCGCTGACCGAGTTGTCATCCGTGCTCTGAGTGCCGGCGATCACCCCGGTTGAGACCCGCGTCACACGCCCGCCGCCTCGGCGAGAACAGGGAGAACCCCGGGCGCGATCTCGGGGAAGCGCGCGCCCGGGGTCTCGGGGGAGGGCGGCTCAGGGCAGGTCGGCCCAGGGGGAGGGTCAGCCGTCGGAGCCGGCCGGGGTCGAGGTGCTGGTGATGCCCAGGGTCTTGTCGGCCGCCTGGGCGAACTCGTTGGTGAAGGTCTTGCCCAGGTCCACCGAGTCCACGTTCTTCACACCGACCAGCTTCTCGGTCGCCAGGACGTTCTTCGGGCCGTCGGCCGGCATGATGCCGTCCGGGAGGAACTGGCCCTTGTCCTGGGTCAGCGCGGTGACGTAGTCGTCCTTGGTCACCGCGCCGTTGGAGGTGAAGGCGGGCGGCAGAGCGTCGGCGATGTCGGCGGCGGAGTGAGTGTTGATCCACTGCATGGTGGCGACCAGAGCGGTGACCACCTTCTGGGCCGCGTCCTTGTGGGAGTTGACCCAGTCGGTCCGGGCGAGGACGCTCGCGGACGGCCAGAGGCCGCCCACGGCCGCCTTGGCGCCGTCGGTGGTGGCCAGGTCGACCGCCGAGTAGCCGATGCCCCTCTTCTGAATGGCCGTCACCGTGGGCTGGGTGGTCATCACGCAGGCCGCCTTGCCGTTCTGCAGCGCGGCGATCGCCGTCGCTCCGGCGCCGACGCCGATCCGGTGGTACTGGTCGGTGCTGAGCTTGTTCTGGGCCGCGATGAACTCGGTGAGGGTGTCGGTGCCCGAGCCCAGGTCGGTGACACCGAGGGTCTTGCCCGCGAAGTCCGCCGGCGAGTGGACGCCACTGTTGTTGGCGCACATCTCTCTCTCGCCCGGCGCGCCGGACAACTGGACGATGCCCTCGACCGCCTTGCCCTTCGACGCGAAGTCGATGGTGTGGATGTACCAGGCACCCGCCATGTCGACCTGGCCGGAGGCCATCGCGTCCTCGGCGCCGACCGCGTCGGACTCGGTGCTGAGCACCACCTTGACGCCGTACTTCTGGTAGAAGCCGAGCTGCTGGGCGAGCTGGAACGGCAGGTAGATCTGCTTGTCGATACCGCCGACCATGATCTTCACGGTCGGGGTGCCGCCGGCGTCCGAGCTGTTCTCGGAGCCGCTGGAGGAGCAGGCGGTGAGGGTGAGACCGAGGGTGAGGGCGCCGACGACGGTGCCGGTGAGAGTCCGCTTGAACATGGCTGTCCCTTCGGGGAGGTACTGCGTGGGGGATGACGCGGAGTGGCGAGCTGCGGTGAGCCGTGGCGAACCGTTGCGGGACTAGATGACCGCGCTCTCGGACGGGGACGGCGGACGCCACGAGAGCAGCCGTCGCTCCAGCTTGGTGATCAGCCACTCGGCGATCAGGACGATGACCGCGATGACGGCCATGGTGGCGAACACGCCGTCGGGGTCGAACTGGTTCTGAGCGGTCTTGATGACGAGGCCGAGGCCGGCCTGCGCGCCGAGCACCTCGCCGACCAGCGCACCGACGATGGCGAACCCGAAGGCGGTGTGCAGGCTGGCGGTGATCCAGGTGAGCGCCGAGGGCAGCACCACGTGGCGCACGATCTGCAGCGGCGAGGCGCCCAGCACCCGGGCGTTGTTGAGGATGTTCCGGTCGACTTCCCGGACGCCCTGGAAGGCGTTGAAGAAGACCACGAAGAACACCAGCACCGCCGCGAGCAGGACCTTCGGCGTCTCACCGAGGCCGAACGCGACCAGGAAGATCGATCCGAGCACGATCCGCGGAACCGCGTTCACGATCTTGATGTACGGGCTCAACACGTCGGAGAGGAACCGGTTCTGACCGAGCAGGACACCGAGGACGACTCCCGCGACCGTGCCGATGGCGAATCCGAAGACCGCCTCCCGGAGCGTGGTCCCGATCTGCGTCCAGTACGAGCCGAACTCGGTGGCCTGCTCTCCCTTGGTGAAGTAGTCGACCAGGCGCTGGGCGATGCCGCTGGGCTGCCCGTAGAAGAACGGGTCGAGCCACTTCCAGGTGGTGACCAGCTGCCAGCCGCCGATCACGAGGACGGCCAGGCCCAACTGGGCCGTCAGGACCAGCAGCTTGCGCTTGCGGACCGCGCGCTTGCCGACCTTCGCGGGCGTGGCGTCCGTGGCCGGGGTCCCGGCCCCGGCCAGGGTCTTGGTGTCGGCCGGGGTAGTGGAGGAGACGCTGCTCATGACTTCTTCTCTCCCGTCGTGTCGGCGTAGGCGCGCTCGACCTCCTCGCGGAGCGAGGCCCAGATCTGGTGGTGGAGTTCGAGGAACCGGGGCTGGAAACGGATGTCCTGCACCGCGCCGCGCGGACGCGGCAGGTCGATCTCGTGGACCGCCTTGATCGAGCCCGGACGGGAGGTCATCACCACCACCCGGTCGGCGAGGGCCACGGCCTCCTCCAGGTCGTGGGTGATGAAGATGACCGAAGGACGCAGCTGCTCCCACAGGCCCAGCAGCTCGTTCTGCATGATCGCTTTGGTCTGGACGTCCAGGGCGCCGAACGGCTCGTCCATCAGCAGGATCTTCGGCTCGTTGATCAGCGCGGCGGCCATCGCGACACGCTTGCGCATGCCGCCGGAGAGCTGGTGCGGGTGGTGGTCCTCGAACCCGGCGAGGCCGACCCGGCGCAGCCAGTCCCGGGCGGCGGCGTTGGCCTTGGCCTTCCCCACACCCTTGAACACGGGGCCCATCGCCACGTTGCCCAGCACGGTCTTCCAGGGGAGCAGCGCGTCCGCCTGGAACATGAAGCTGATGCCGTCCGTGATGCCGTTGACCTCCTGGCCGCCGACCCTGACCGAGCCCTCGCTCGGGCGGTCCAGGCCGGACACCATGCTCAGGGTGGTCGACTTGCCGCAGCCAGTCGGCCCGACGACCGCGCAGAACTGTCCCGGCTCGACGGTGAAGCTCACCTCACGGGTCGCCGTGAAGGCCTCACCGCTCGGGGTCAGGAACCGCTTGGTCACCCCCGAGATCTCGATCCGGGCGTCCTCCCGGACGGTTCGTCCTGCGGCCGGGCCCGTCGCGGCGTCGTCTCGCGCAGCCATCGAATCCGCCTCCTTGGTTTCCTCTGCCACCCCTTCCGTGTTTCCGGGGTGTTGCGTGGTGCCGAGAAGATAGGGCGGCCGTACGGGGCGGCGGGAGTCTTGCGAACGTTGCGCGGATTCATTGCATTGCGGTGAGTTCTGCTCGTTCTGCGCACGGGCACAGGGCTGGGCAAACCGGGTTTCACCAGGCACACTCGCCTACACGCGCGCCGGGTCGGAAGAGCTCGGCGAAGGGAGTGTGATCGGTACGGAGGTGGCCGGATGGCCCGACGACGTGGCCAGGGCAGGAAGCTCTCGGCCCGCATCCTGGTCAGCCAGCTGCTCATCCTGGCCATCACCAGCGCCATCGGCTTCGTCCTGCTCACCTACGCGCAGCGCGACGAACTCGACCACGAGTACCAGCACCGCGCGCTCGCCATCGCCCGGACCGCCGCCGGCGACCCCCAGATCGTCCAGGCCATGGCCGACGGCACCGGCGGGGACGTCGTCCAGACGGTCGCCAGCCGGATCGAGAGGGCCTCCGGGGCGACCTACGTGGTGGTCATCGGCCTGAACCACATCCGGTACTCCCACCCGTTCCCCGATCTCATCGGCAAGGCCGTGGAGGAGCCGATCGCCGTCCTCGACGGCCGCACCTACACCGGCATGGACAACGGTGCGACCGGCCGTTCCGCCAACGCCAAGGTCCCGCTGCGCGGTTCCGCCGGAGAGGTGATCGGCGAGGTGTCCGTCGGCATCGCCGAGAAGCAGGCGGTAGGCCAACTCGTCCGGGAACTCCCCACCTTCGGCCTCTTCGCGGCAGCCGCCCTCGCGGTCGGCTCGATCGCCTCGTACGTCCTGGCCCGGCGGCTCAAACGGAGCACCTTCGGACTGGAACTGGAGGAGATCGCCGGGCTGCTCCAGGACCGCGAGGCGATGCTGCACGGCATCAAGGAGGGTGTGATCGCCTTCGACCCGCAGGGCAGGATCAGCGTGGTCAACGACGAGGCCCGCCAGCTGCTCGGCCTCGGCACCGCCCTGGGCTCCCGGCTCGACGAGGTCCTCCCCGACGGCCGGCTGCGCCGGGCGCTGGACGGCAGTCTGGAGGGCGTCGACCTGACCGTGCTGACCGACAGCCACTGCCTGGCCGTCAACCGGATGCCGGTCGTGCTGCACGGCCGCGAACTCGGCGCGGTCGTCACCGTCCGCGACCGGACCGAGCTGGTCGGCCTGCTGCGCGAGCTGGACTCCGTCCGCGGCCTCACCGACGCGCTCCGTGCCCAGCAGCACGAGTTCGCCAACCGGATGCACACCCTCGCCGGCCTGCTCGAACTCGGCGACCACGAGGCCGCCCTGGAGTACGCCGTCGAGCTCAGCCACGGTGAACCGGCCCTGACCGAAGCCGTCCGGGACCGGATCGCCAACCCCTTCATGG from Kitasatospora cathayae includes:
- a CDS encoding ATP-binding protein; translated protein: MARRRGQGRKLSARILVSQLLILAITSAIGFVLLTYAQRDELDHEYQHRALAIARTAAGDPQIVQAMADGTGGDVVQTVASRIERASGATYVVVIGLNHIRYSHPFPDLIGKAVEEPIAVLDGRTYTGMDNGATGRSANAKVPLRGSAGEVIGEVSVGIAEKQAVGQLVRELPTFGLFAAAALAVGSIASYVLARRLKRSTFGLELEEIAGLLQDREAMLHGIKEGVIAFDPQGRISVVNDEARQLLGLGTALGSRLDEVLPDGRLRRALDGSLEGVDLTVLTDSHCLAVNRMPVVLHGRELGAVVTVRDRTELVGLLRELDSVRGLTDALRAQQHEFANRMHTLAGLLELGDHEAALEYAVELSHGEPALTEAVRDRIANPFMVGLIVAKTAVAAERGVRIRLSEDSRLTEQPGHLKRLLTIVGNLLDNAVEAVGSGGEVILALAEEEHAITLRVADNGPGIPSGAADSIFEDGWSTSPDRGTARRGLGLALVHRLVQRHGGTITVSQGPGAVFTVVLPLPDNDPAPLGAVFTVAPAVLEGAL
- a CDS encoding ABC transporter substrate-binding protein, with translation MFKRTLTGTVVGALTLGLTLTACSSSGSENSSDAGGTPTVKIMVGGIDKQIYLPFQLAQQLGFYQKYGVKVVLSTESDAVGAEDAMASGQVDMAGAWYIHTIDFASKGKAVEGIVQLSGAPGEREMCANNSGVHSPADFAGKTLGVTDLGSGTDTLTEFIAAQNKLSTDQYHRIGVGAGATAIAALQNGKAACVMTTQPTVTAIQKRGIGYSAVDLATTDGAKAAVGGLWPSASVLARTDWVNSHKDAAQKVVTALVATMQWINTHSAADIADALPPAFTSNGAVTKDDYVTALTQDKGQFLPDGIMPADGPKNVLATEKLVGVKNVDSVDLGKTFTNEFAQAADKTLGITSTSTPAGSDG
- a CDS encoding ABC transporter ATP-binding protein, whose protein sequence is MAARDDAATGPAAGRTVREDARIEISGVTKRFLTPSGEAFTATREVSFTVEPGQFCAVVGPTGCGKSTTLSMVSGLDRPSEGSVRVGGQEVNGITDGISFMFQADALLPWKTVLGNVAMGPVFKGVGKAKANAAARDWLRRVGLAGFEDHHPHQLSGGMRKRVAMAAALINEPKILLMDEPFGALDVQTKAIMQNELLGLWEQLRPSVIFITHDLEEAVALADRVVVMTSRPGSIKAVHEIDLPRPRGAVQDIRFQPRFLELHHQIWASLREEVERAYADTTGEKKS
- a CDS encoding ABC transporter permease, translating into MSSVSSTTPADTKTLAGAGTPATDATPAKVGKRAVRKRKLLVLTAQLGLAVLVIGGWQLVTTWKWLDPFFYGQPSGIAQRLVDYFTKGEQATEFGSYWTQIGTTLREAVFGFAIGTVAGVVLGVLLGQNRFLSDVLSPYIKIVNAVPRIVLGSIFLVAFGLGETPKVLLAAVLVFFVVFFNAFQGVREVDRNILNNARVLGASPLQIVRHVVLPSALTWITASLHTAFGFAIVGALVGEVLGAQAGLGLVIKTAQNQFDPDGVFATMAVIAVIVLIAEWLITKLERRLLSWRPPSPSESAVI
- a CDS encoding aggregation-promoting factor C-terminal-like domain-containing protein → MRTSAAVFAGAAALTALGAAVVPAVASAADASPQAIAAQVVPADQLASFSQIISHESGWSVTATNPSSGSYGLGQALPASKMASAGADWKTNPATQIKWALDYMNTRYGSPNAAWAFWQTHHWY